A single Hyperolius riggenbachi isolate aHypRig1 chromosome 12, aHypRig1.pri, whole genome shotgun sequence DNA region contains:
- the LOC137542038 gene encoding uncharacterized protein, which produces EGEEDEDEEEEDEEEEDEEDEEDEEDEDEEEEEEDEEEEEEEGEEDEDEEEEDEEEEDEEDEEDEEDEEDEEDEEEDEEEEDEEEDEEEEDEDDEEEDEDDEEEEDEEDEDEEDEEDDEEEEEDEEEDEEDEEEEEDEEDEDEEDEEEEDEDDEEEEDEEEDEDDEEEEDEEDEEDEEDEDDEEDDEEEEDEEVEDEVDVEEEEEEEDEEDE; this is translated from the coding sequence gaaggagaagaagatgaagatgaagaagaagaagatgaagaagaagaagatgaagaagatgaagaagatgaagaagatgaagatgaagaagaagaagaagaagatgaagaagaagaagaagaagaaggagaagaagatgaagatgaagaagaagaagatgaagaagaagaagatgaagaagatgaagaagatgaagaagatgaagaagatgaagaagatgaagaagaagatgaagaagaagaagatgaagaagaagatgaagaagaagaagatgaagatgatgaagaagaagatgaagatgatgaagaagaagaagatgaagaagatgaagatgaagaagatgaagaagatgatgaagaagaagaagaagatgaagaagaagatgaagaagatgaagaagaagaagaagatgaagaagatgaagatgaagaagatgaagaagaagaagatgaagatgatgaagaagaagaagatgaagaagaagatgaagatgatgaagaagaagaagatgaagaagatgaagaagatgaagaagatgaagatgatgaagaagatgatgaagaagaagaagatgaagaagttgaagatgaagtagatgtagaagaagaagaagaagaagaagatgaagaagatgaa